From the genome of Acidobacteriota bacterium, one region includes:
- a CDS encoding SRPBCC family protein, with the protein MMSYARAAWSAGAAGALLGIGSMAISVTVLGAYGVALFLAAPIVCGIVSAVLFASFHGPSRSGPFAAALCAMALAGAVLIAFAVEGFFCLLMAAPLVLLGVLVGALIGAALGVACDLDEPRGRKRTVGGAIAMLPLSLLADHAGLGAGVPPAPVETEIIVAAPPELVWRRLVAFPQIGPPHEWLFRAGIAAPLEATLPEGRVGAVRICRFTTGDMREPIEVWDPPRALTYAVASQPDPMREMTLWRGARPPHLDGYLEATRGHFELQPLAGGRTRLVGRTWYRTNMVPERYWRLWGDAIIHAIQRRVLRHVAVLAERDRLLETGG; encoded by the coding sequence ATGATGTCCTACGCGCGCGCCGCCTGGTCGGCGGGAGCCGCGGGGGCCCTCCTCGGCATCGGCTCCATGGCGATCAGCGTCACCGTCCTGGGAGCGTACGGCGTGGCCCTCTTCCTCGCGGCGCCGATCGTCTGCGGCATCGTTTCCGCCGTGCTCTTCGCGAGCTTCCATGGACCGTCGCGGAGCGGACCCTTCGCGGCCGCGCTGTGCGCGATGGCGCTCGCGGGCGCGGTCCTCATCGCATTCGCCGTGGAAGGGTTCTTCTGCCTGCTCATGGCGGCGCCTCTCGTTCTTCTCGGCGTTCTCGTCGGCGCCCTCATCGGGGCGGCTCTTGGCGTGGCGTGCGATCTCGATGAGCCGCGCGGTCGAAAGCGGACCGTCGGCGGCGCGATCGCGATGCTCCCGCTCTCCCTGCTCGCGGATCACGCCGGCCTCGGCGCCGGCGTGCCGCCGGCTCCGGTCGAGACGGAGATCATCGTCGCGGCGCCTCCCGAGCTGGTGTGGCGGCGCCTCGTCGCCTTTCCTCAGATTGGGCCTCCGCACGAGTGGCTCTTCCGGGCCGGCATCGCGGCGCCGCTCGAGGCGACCCTCCCCGAGGGGAGGGTGGGCGCCGTCCGCATCTGCCGCTTCACGACGGGGGACATGCGGGAGCCGATCGAGGTCTGGGATCCGCCGAGAGCGCTCACCTACGCCGTGGCGTCACAGCCCGATCCCATGCGGGAGATGACCCTCTGGCGCGGGGCGAGGCCGCCCCATCTCGACGGCTACCTCGAGGCCACCCGCGGGCATTTCGAGCTCCAGCCACTCGCCGGAGGACGCACGAGGCTCGTGGGGCGGACCTGGTACCGGACGAACATGGTCCCCGAGAGGTACTGGCGCCTCTGGGGCGACGCCATCATCCACGCGATCCAGCGGAGGGTCCTGCGGCACGTCGCCGTCCTCGCGGAGCGGGATCGCCTTCTCGAGACAGGAGGATGA